Proteins co-encoded in one Sphingopyxis sp. BE259 genomic window:
- a CDS encoding sterol desaturase family protein produces MAAIIFSALAMTAIVGVRYLLSSGGFALATRLKHPGLYRGLEPQMRREIGWSLASAAIYGIPAGIVAWGWQTHGWTRIYTDVDALPLWYLPVSLLAYLLLHDTWFYWTHRWMHRPALFRIAHAVHHDSRPPTAWAAMSFHPVEAITGAVVIPALVFLIPIHVAVLGLVLTIMTVMGVGNHMGWEMFPRPLVHGPVGRWLITATHHEQHHAAYRGNYGLYFRFWDKICGTDIGLGDFAAAHRRRAAANPQR; encoded by the coding sequence ATGGCGGCGATCATTTTCTCAGCACTGGCAATGACCGCGATCGTCGGCGTCCGTTACCTGCTCAGCAGCGGCGGCTTTGCGCTGGCGACGCGGCTCAAGCACCCGGGCCTCTATCGGGGACTGGAGCCGCAAATGCGGCGCGAGATCGGCTGGAGCCTCGCCAGCGCCGCGATATACGGGATTCCTGCCGGGATCGTGGCGTGGGGGTGGCAGACCCATGGCTGGACGCGCATCTACACCGACGTCGACGCCTTGCCGCTGTGGTATCTGCCGGTCAGCCTGCTCGCCTATCTGCTTCTCCACGACACCTGGTTTTACTGGACCCACCGCTGGATGCACCGGCCCGCGCTGTTCCGCATCGCCCACGCCGTCCATCACGACAGCCGCCCGCCAACCGCTTGGGCGGCGATGAGCTTTCATCCCGTCGAGGCGATCACCGGCGCCGTCGTCATTCCCGCACTGGTGTTCCTGATCCCGATCCATGTCGCGGTGCTGGGGCTGGTGCTGACGATCATGACCGTGATGGGGGTGGGCAATCATATGGGCTGGGAGATGTTTCCGCGCCCGCTTGTTCATGGACCAGTCGGGCGCTGGCTGATAACGGCGACCCACCATGAACAGCATCACGCCGCGTATCGGGGGAATTATGGGCTTTATTTCCGTTTCTGGGACAAGATTTGCGGCACCGATATTGGGCTTGGTGATTTTGCCGCTGCTCACCGCCGCCGCGCCGCCGCCAACCCCCAGCGTTGA
- the lnt gene encoding apolipoprotein N-acyltransferase has translation MTALSPRIAAFAHRWPKLIALTLGAVSATGFAPLHLWPLTLLALAGWMTLVARSPRGWRTFGIGWAFGVGHFVVGLNWIATAFTYQAAMPAWLGWIAVVLLALYLAVYPALAAWGAWAVTKFVAPAKAGAAGALEPQRDERLTAAVSGVTRLPPPFAGATLSFILAFAALWTLTEWLRSWVFTGFAWNPLSAIIAPMTPMLSPTRLVGTYGMSAIVMLAAGFILVQAIQWLPAWRRALGPSLKDGTFPTIILGGLLVGMLGMALVFAQASAVGNVAETALNSADTPSPKAIPITVVQPNVGQADKWVGAKADANFAKLARLTAPKDDTPRLILWPEAAVPDYLEVGYPIPYYDRSPAAARARLTALMNPQDLMLLGALKLELDKTGDVVGARNAVMTVHADGTLGPRYDKAHLVPYGEYLPLRPVLSAIGLSRLAPGDIDFWPGPGPRTIDLGAFGRAGLQICYEIIFSGQVVDRTHRPDFLFNPSNDAWFGGWGPPQHLAQARLRAIEEGLPVVRATPTGISAVIDADGRIRESLPMHAAGRIDTVIPPAHAPTLFARHGNILPVGFALLLLAAAIAFRRRGR, from the coding sequence GTGACCGCGCTATCCCCCCGCATCGCCGCTTTCGCCCACCGCTGGCCCAAGCTGATCGCCCTGACGCTGGGCGCCGTTTCGGCGACGGGCTTTGCGCCGCTCCATCTCTGGCCGCTAACCCTGCTCGCGCTCGCGGGCTGGATGACGCTCGTCGCGCGTAGCCCGCGGGGATGGCGGACGTTCGGGATCGGCTGGGCATTTGGGGTCGGCCATTTCGTCGTCGGGCTGAACTGGATCGCAACTGCGTTCACCTATCAGGCGGCGATGCCCGCTTGGCTGGGGTGGATCGCGGTGGTGCTGCTGGCGCTATATCTCGCCGTGTATCCGGCCTTGGCGGCGTGGGGGGCGTGGGCGGTTACCAAATTCGTCGCCCCCGCAAAGGCGGGGGCCGCTGGAGCGTTGGAGCCGCAGCGTGATGAAAGATTGACTGCGGCCGTGTCGGGAGTCACGCGCCTCCCGCCACCCTTCGCGGGGGCGACGTTATCCTTCATCCTCGCCTTCGCCGCGCTGTGGACACTGACCGAATGGCTGCGTAGCTGGGTGTTCACCGGCTTTGCATGGAACCCACTGAGTGCGATCATCGCGCCGATGACGCCGATGCTCTCGCCAACGCGGCTGGTTGGCACTTATGGGATGTCGGCCATCGTTATGCTGGCGGCCGGATTTATCCTCGTACAAGCCATACAATGGCTGCCAGCCTGGCGACGCGCGCTCGGTCCGTCGCTCAAGGATGGCACGTTTCCGACGATCATCCTCGGCGGTCTGCTGGTCGGAATGCTAGGCATGGCGCTGGTGTTTGCTCAAGCCAGCGCAGTCGGCAATGTGGCGGAAACCGCTCTCAACTCGGCTGACACACCGTCACCCAAAGCCATCCCCATAACCGTCGTCCAGCCCAATGTCGGCCAGGCCGACAAATGGGTCGGTGCCAAGGCCGACGCCAATTTCGCCAAGCTCGCGCGACTGACCGCGCCAAAGGACGACACTCCGCGGCTGATCTTGTGGCCCGAGGCCGCGGTGCCAGATTATCTCGAGGTGGGGTATCCGATCCCATATTACGACCGCTCGCCAGCCGCCGCGCGGGCGCGGCTCACTGCCCTGATGAACCCGCAAGACCTGATGCTGCTCGGCGCGCTCAAACTGGAGCTCGACAAGACCGGCGATGTTGTCGGCGCGCGCAATGCGGTGATGACGGTCCACGCCGACGGCACCTTGGGTCCGCGGTACGACAAGGCCCATCTGGTGCCTTACGGCGAATATCTGCCGCTGCGCCCGGTGCTGTCGGCGATCGGCCTGTCGCGGCTCGCCCCCGGGGATATCGATTTCTGGCCCGGGCCCGGGCCGCGGACGATCGACCTCGGCGCTTTCGGCCGCGCGGGGTTGCAAATCTGTTACGAGATCATCTTTTCTGGGCAGGTTGTCGACCGCACCCACCGGCCCGATTTTCTCTTCAACCCGTCGAACGACGCATGGTTCGGCGGCTGGGGTCCCCCGCAGCATCTGGCACAGGCGCGGCTGCGCGCGATCGAAGAAGGGTTGCCGGTCGTCCGCGCCACCCCGACCGGGATCAGCGCCGTGATCGACGCCGACGGCCGCATCCGCGAATCGCTGCCGATGCACGCCGCGGGACGGATCGATACCGTCATCCCACCCGCGCACGCGCCGACGTTGTTCGCACGCCATGGCAATATACTGCCGGTCGGATTTGCGCTGCTGCTGCTCGCGGCGGCCATTGCCTTTCGCCGCCGCGGACGCTAA
- a CDS encoding DUF2141 domain-containing protein has product MILPLLTAAAPPPTPSVEVSVTGLRSTKGQVLVCLTANPKAFPDCSKDKASVRMAVKAANAGRFTVAAPADGTYAVAVVHDENSNNKMDMALFMPKEGFGFSRNPAIGMGAPKFKSASFAVTGDTHQAIKMKYML; this is encoded by the coding sequence GTGATTTTGCCGCTGCTCACCGCCGCCGCGCCGCCGCCAACCCCCAGCGTTGAGGTCAGCGTCACCGGCCTGCGCAGCACCAAGGGGCAGGTGCTGGTCTGCCTGACCGCCAACCCCAAGGCGTTTCCCGATTGCAGCAAGGATAAGGCATCGGTGCGGATGGCGGTAAAGGCCGCCAACGCCGGACGCTTCACCGTCGCCGCGCCCGCCGATGGCACCTATGCGGTCGCGGTCGTTCATGACGAAAACAGCAACAACAAGATGGATATGGCGCTGTTCATGCCGAAGGAAGGCTTCGGCTTTTCGCGCAATCCCGCGATCGGCATGGGGGCGCCCAAGTTCAAATCGGCGAGCTTCGCCGTCACCGGCGACACGCATCAGGCGATCAAGATGAAATATATGCTCTAG